From Nicotiana tabacum cultivar K326 chromosome 22, ASM71507v2, whole genome shotgun sequence, one genomic window encodes:
- the LOC107803941 gene encoding protein DEHYDRATION-INDUCED 19 homolog 3-like isoform X1, producing the protein MDDHDDDWEILLSALKDGCVDIEEEEEEEEEEEEEEEEGDDEDVNNENVKTELACPFCSEDFDMLGLCCHIDSEHRMEAKTGICPLCAVQVRMNMATHVIVQHESILKALSKKKLQNGGSFSALSLLRKELLSAYLEKKSSHVTPSSNMATNQLLLSFVGNQQPSKRLHTRQSCTSAEASSSVNSLDDHVSERRSQPFPSMDKDQEEKFQRSEFVKGLLLSTILEDYL; encoded by the exons ATGGATGATCATGATGACGATTGGGAAATTCTGCTCTCTGCTTTAAAGG ATGGTTGTGTGGATattgaagaggaggaggaggaggaggaagaagaagaagaagaggaggaggagggtgATGATGAAGATGTTAACAATGAAAATGTGAAAACAGAATTGGCATGTCCATTTTGTTCAGAAGACTTCGATATGCTTGGATTGTGCTGCCACATTGACAGCGAGCATCGCATGGAGGCAAAGACCGGG ATATGTCCTCTATGTGCTGTCCAGGTGCGAATGAATATGGCTACACATGTCATCGTGCAACATGAAAGTATACTAA AAGCTCTCAGCAAAAAGAAACTTCAAAATGGTGGATCTTTCTCAGCCTTATCCTTACTGAGGAAAGAGTTGCTGAGTGCTTATTTGGAAAAGAAGTCCAGCCATGTCACTCCTTCCTCTAATATGGCAACCAACCAGTTACTGTTATCATTTGTCGGCAATCAGCAGCCTTCCAAAAGACTTCATACAAGACAATCCTGCACTTCAGCTGAAGCAAGTTCATCTGTAAACAGCCTAGATGACCATGTTAGTGAAAG AAGGTCCCAACCGTTTCCTTCAATGGACAAGGATCAGGAAGAGAAGTTCCAGAGATCTGAATTTGTGAAAGGACTATTGCTCTCCACCATACTGGAAGACTATTTATGA
- the LOC107803941 gene encoding protein DEHYDRATION-INDUCED 19 homolog 4-like isoform X2 produces MDDHDDDWEILLSALKDGCVDIEEEEEEEEEEEEEEEEGDDEDVNNENVKTELACPFCSEDFDMLGLCCHIDSEHRMEAKTGICPLCAVQVRMNMATHVIVQHESILKALSKKKLQNGGSFSALSLLRKELLSAYLEKKSSHVTPSSNMATNQLLLSFVGNQQPSKRLHTRQSCTSAEASSSVNSLDDHVSERSQPFPSMDKDQEEKFQRSEFVKGLLLSTILEDYL; encoded by the exons ATGGATGATCATGATGACGATTGGGAAATTCTGCTCTCTGCTTTAAAGG ATGGTTGTGTGGATattgaagaggaggaggaggaggaggaagaagaagaagaagaggaggaggagggtgATGATGAAGATGTTAACAATGAAAATGTGAAAACAGAATTGGCATGTCCATTTTGTTCAGAAGACTTCGATATGCTTGGATTGTGCTGCCACATTGACAGCGAGCATCGCATGGAGGCAAAGACCGGG ATATGTCCTCTATGTGCTGTCCAGGTGCGAATGAATATGGCTACACATGTCATCGTGCAACATGAAAGTATACTAA AAGCTCTCAGCAAAAAGAAACTTCAAAATGGTGGATCTTTCTCAGCCTTATCCTTACTGAGGAAAGAGTTGCTGAGTGCTTATTTGGAAAAGAAGTCCAGCCATGTCACTCCTTCCTCTAATATGGCAACCAACCAGTTACTGTTATCATTTGTCGGCAATCAGCAGCCTTCCAAAAGACTTCATACAAGACAATCCTGCACTTCAGCTGAAGCAAGTTCATCTGTAAACAGCCTAGATGACCATGTTAGTGAAAG GTCCCAACCGTTTCCTTCAATGGACAAGGATCAGGAAGAGAAGTTCCAGAGATCTGAATTTGTGAAAGGACTATTGCTCTCCACCATACTGGAAGACTATTTATGA
- the LOC107803940 gene encoding uncharacterized protein LOC107803940 has product MAGSGSFAVSRSHGGDRFYNPPAMRRHQQMLLQQQQQQQLQKQQQQQQQQLQRAANKAEAPAAEAAGNRTDSDDSTTTLSKTPSVCSAASPPRPPPVNVTNLDSLIESVTPFVPALHFSEVNVRGRRTREAESNPYYCLGDLWEAFSEWSVYGVGVPLLLNGKDSIIQYYVPFLSGIQLYVDPSKPSSRLRRPGEEGDADSSRETSSGGSSDCDERRSKSSSDGLWNQHSLVNQNAQQLNRLSLRDKSVTGSSSDEAEISNSLGVLLFEYLEQEQPHHRRPLADKIAVLASQFPVLKKCRSCDLLPSSWISVAWYPIYRIPMGPTLRDLDASFLTFHSLSTQSRALSTVQPRYHGATGRKVLGNVNACSRISLPVFGLATYKLKGSILSPCGPHESEQEDSLLQAADSWLRRLQVILPDYQFFRVHYSPWR; this is encoded by the exons ATGGCTGGTTCTGGAAGCTTCGCGGTGTCGCGGAGTCATGGCGGTGACCGATTCTACAATCCTCCTGCTATGCGCCGGCACCAGCAGATGCTAttacaacagcaacagcagcagcagttacagaaacaacaacaacaacagcagcagcagttgCAGAGAGCAGCTAATAAAGCTGAGGCGCCTGCTGCTGAGGCGGCTGGGAACCGGACGGACTCGGACGATTCGACTACGACATTGTCTAAGACGCCCTCCGTTTGCTCCGCTGCTTCGCCGCCACGGCCGCCGCCAGTAAATGTTACTAATTTGGATAGTTTGATTGAATCTGTTACTCCCTTCGTGCCCGCCCTGCATTTTTCTGAG GTGAATGTAAGAGGCCGTAGAACTAGGGAAGCAGAGTCAAATCCCTATTATTGCCTTGGGGATCTCTGGGAAGCTTTTAGTGAGTGGAGTGTCTATGGAGTGGGCGTACCACTATTGTTGAATGGGAAAGACTCAATTATACAGTATTATGTTCCTTTCTTATCCGGCATCCAGTTGTATGTAGATCCATCTAAGCCATCTTCACGCCTTAG GAGGCCTGGTGAAGAGGGTGATGCTGACTCATCAAGGGAGACCAGTAGTGGTGGAAGCAGTGACTGTGATGAGAGGCGGTCCAAATCCTCTTCCGATGGGCTGTGGAACCAGCACAGCCTTGTAAATCAAAATGCCCAGCAACTAAATAGACTATCATTGAGGGACAAGTCTGTCACGGGTTCATCGAGCGATGAAGCTGAAATTTCGAATTCTCTTGGGGTGCTCTTGTTCGAGTATTTGGAACAGGAGCAACCACATCATCGAAGACCATTGGCTGACAAG ATAGCAGTTCTGGCATCTCAATTTCCAGTGCTGAAGAAGTGCAGGAGCTGTGATTTACTGCCTTCTAGTTGGATTTCTGTAGCTTG GTATCCAATATATAGAATACCCATGGGTCCCACGTTGCGGGATCTGGACGCTTCTTTCTTAACCTTTCATTCTTTGTCCACACAATCCAGAG CTCTGAGTACAGTTCAGCCACGCTACCATGGTGCAACTGGCAGGAAAGTTCTTGGCAATGTAAATGCGTGCTCAAGAATTTCGTTACCAGTCTTTGGCCTTGCCACATACAAACTGAAAGGGTCAATCTTGAGTCCATGTGGACCTCATGAATCCGAGCAAGAAGATTCTCTATTGCAAGCTGCAGACAGTTGGCTTCGACGCTTGCAGGTTATCCTTCCCGATTACCAGTTTTTCCGTGTGCACTATTCTCCATGGAGATGA